The sequence GGCTAACAGTTCAAGCTTGTGAATCGGCTTTGTAATAATGTCTGTCGCCCCATATTTCCACGCTTCAGCCCTTTCTTCGGGATCGCTAATGGCTGTTTGAACTAAAATAGGAAGTTGCTTTAATCGGGCGTCAGTCCGAACTTTTTTTATGACTTCGGTCCCGTCCACATTTGGCATAAGTAGATCAAGAATCACAAGGTCAATATCATACTGTTTGAGTTGATGGAGGGCATCCTCCCCATCGACAGCCGTTGCGACGTTTTGATAGCCTGTACCCTTTAGAAAGCTTGTAATGAGCTCCCGGTTTAACATGGCATCATCAACAACCAGGATCTTGTTATCGTAGATTGATTTTTGTGTTGGGTTTTCATGGTTATAAAACATCACATTCCTTTATTTAGTTTAAAAAATAAAGTCTGATCGTTTTTCCATTCGCATCAAAATCAACTTTGTCAGTTAGAGTCCGAATCAAATTAATCCCCCGAAACCGCTCTTCAGTGGGCGCGTGCGGCCATACAATGGGTTTACCCTCGGCGTGAATGACAACTTCTAGAATATTTGGATATTTGGCCAAATAAATTCCCATATAACGATCTGCATATTTTTTCTCCTGCAGTCGGTCTTCAATTTCTTTAAAAAAATCAATGGGGCGAATCTCTTTCGATGAGTCCAGTTCAAGGCTGCTCCACAGAAAAGCATTGGCATAGGCTTCTTGCGAAGCCGTTAAAATTTGGTCATGCAGCACAGGATGATAATTTTGATTTTTTAAGAAATGCGATAAGATCTGCACAAATTCTAAGGCATAAATGTCTTTATTCTTAAAATATAGGGCAAGCTGTACTGGAATATCTTGATGAAAGATGGCTTGGAAGATTTTCTGGGATAAGCTGTGGCGAGAATCTGTAAAAATGCTTTTACCCTCATCAATGGAAGTCAGGATGCGATCAGAACTAACCGGAGAGCGTAAGATACTTATCTTATGGTCGCTCTTCAACGGTACCTTTTTAGGATTATCTATGATTTGGCGAGGCAATACTGGCTGACGCTTGCCCATATTATGCTCCTGCTGATGAGAACGTATAATTATTCGACGCGGAATAGACTGCTAAAGTGTCCCAGATCAAGCATTTTCTTGACTTGACCATGTGCGCCGCGCAGCGTAACTTCACCATCTTGCATTCGCATTTTGTCGCGGGCAATTAAGAGCATGCCCAGACCCGCTGAATCGATAAATTCAAGGTCATTGAGGTTTAGTTGACACTCACGCGATTTATTTTCAGTGAATAATTCTGTTAGCTCGCGGAATTGGCTGTAATCAGCAAAGGTAAGACGACCCTTAATGTCAATAATAACGGCATCCCCAACAGTTTTACATGTATAATTCATAATCTT is a genomic window of Candidatus Paracaedibacter acanthamoebae containing:
- a CDS encoding ATP-binding protein; the protein is MGKRQPVLPRQIIDNPKKVPLKSDHKISILRSPVSSDRILTSIDEGKSIFTDSRHSLSQKIFQAIFHQDIPVQLALYFKNKDIYALEFVQILSHFLKNQNYHPVLHDQILTASQEAYANAFLWSSLELDSSKEIRPIDFFKEIEDRLQEKKYADRYMGIYLAKYPNILEVVIHAEGKPIVWPHAPTEERFRGINLIRTLTDKVDFDANGKTIRLYFLN
- a CDS encoding STAS domain-containing protein — protein: MNYTCKTVGDAVIIDIKGRLTFADYSQFRELTELFTENKSRECQLNLNDLEFIDSAGLGMLLIARDKMRMQDGEVTLRGAHGQVKKMLDLGHFSSLFRVE